The stretch of DNA TCTAAATTGTGGAATTACCTCGATGGCACCCAATTCAATTAAATTATCCATTTTCCCTTCAGACCATCTTTCAAGGGGGTCTGGATATAAATAAGTAACGTAACCAACAATGGTGTTCCTATGTCTGGCAATAATAATTCTACCTTCTGGAAGATTGGCGATACCCACTAAAGCTTTATGCTGTTGTAAAGGAGGACGAAAAGCAACAAGGTCTTCGTGAAATTCATAACCTGCTAATTTATCAGATGGAATAGGTCCTTCGATTATTAAATTCCCATGAGGTGTTTTCAATTCTTTTGCATTGTATGTTTTCTTGTGTTCCATAAGGTCACCTGCCTTAAAAAATCGTTAGTACATTAATTCTATTATACATAAAATCTAGTAAGAGAAAGCGATTTCACAAAATTTTCTGTTTTATATAGGACCTTCTCGCCTTCTGCTCCAATCAACATAGCAATAAATCTATTATTTATGAATAATAATATTTAAAAAATTGTGAATAGTTCCTATTTGTACTATAATAATCTCTATAAAGTAAGAGGGGGAGATAGTAATGAAAGTGGAAGCGCTACCAGTTGTACAAGGAGACCATAATCTAGGTAATTATGATGAGATGTACAAACAATTTGACTGGAAAGAAACAGAAAAGGCATTCTCTTGGAGTGAAACAGGGCTTGTTAACTTGGCATATGAGGCCATTGACCGCCATGCAAAGACCTTCCGAAAAAATAAAATTGCTCTTTACTATCGAGACGGTTTTCGCAATGAAAAGTACACATTTAAGGAAATGAAGGATCTCTCAAGTAAAGCTGGTAATGTGTTAAAGAGTTATGGAGATGTAGAAAAAGGAGACCGCGTATTTATTTTTATGCCTCGTTCTCCAGAGCTTTACTTTACTGTTCTTGGTGCTATTAAGCTTGGAGCCATCGTTGGTCCTTTATTTGAAGCCTTTATGGAAGGCGCGGTTCGTGACCGCCTCCAGGATAGTGAAGCTAAAGTTCTAGTAACTACACCTGAATTATTGGATCGTGTACCTGTGGAAGATTTACCTGCCTTAAAGCATATTTTCCTTGTTGGAAAAAATGTGGAGGAACAAGGTCAATACATTGACTTCCTTGGGAAGTTTGAGAAGGCCAGTAAGGAACTTAAGATTGAATGGGTAGACAGGACAGATGGCTTAATTTTGCATTACACATCAGGTTCAACCGGCAAGCCTAAAAGGGGTATTGCATGTACATAATGCAATGATTCAGCATTATCAAACGGCAAAGTGGGTCCTAGATTTAAAAGAGGATGATGTGTATTGGTGTACAGCAGATCCAGGCTGGGTAACAGGAACGTCGTATGGTATTTTTGGACCGTGGTTAACGGGAACGTCTAATGTCATTGTAGGAGGACGTTTTAGCCCTGAAACCTGGTATCAGATGATTGAGGACTTTGGGGTTACCGTTTGGTATAGTGCTCCTACTGCCTTCCGGATGTTAATGGGTGCGGGAGATGAACTTGTAAAGAAATTTGATTTAAGCAGTCTTCGTCATATTCTAAGTGTGGGTGAACCATTGAACCCAGAAGTGGTCAAATGGGGTGTAAAAGTATTTAATCATCGTATTCATGATAACTGGTGGATGACGGAAACAGGTGCACAACTGATCAGTAACTATCCATGTATGAAAATTAAACCTGGTTCGATGGGTAAGCCGATTCCAGGCGTGCAGGCTGCAATTGTCGATAATCAAGGAAACGAATTGCCGCCATATCGGATGGGGAATCTGGCCATTAAAAAGGGCTGGCCTTCCATGATGCACACTATTTGGAATAATCCTGAGAAATTTGAATCCTACTTTATGCCAGGTGACTGGTACGTATCCGGGGATTCGGCTTATATGGATGAGGATGGCTATTTCTGGTTCCAAGGTAGGGTGGATGATGTTATTATGACATCAGGAGAGCGTGTAGGACCATTTGAGGTGGAAAGTAAGCTTGTGGAACACCCAGCAGTAGCAGAAGCAGGCGTAATTGGTAAACCAGACCCTGTACGTGGTGAAATCATTAAAGCGTTTGTTGCGCTACGTGAAGGCTTTGAGGCTTCTGAAGAGCTGAAAGAGGAAATCAGACAATTTGTCAAAAAAGGACTAGCAGCCCATGCTGCACCAAGAGAAATTGATTTCCGAGATAAACTGCCAAAAACAAGAAGTGGTAAGATTATGCGACGCGTTTTAAAGGCGTGGGAGCTTAATTTGCCGACAGGTGATCTTTCAACTATGGAAGATTAATTGAAACAAAAACCGCACCGACATTTCGGTGCGGTTTTTACTATTGTTTAGGAAATTAAAAAATGGTCCGAGTGTGGATAACTAAACTAGTTGTCTGAATCTAGCTCCAGCGCCTAGCCCCTCGGGTCAAATAACCTTCGGCAAGAAAAGTCAAAAGGCGGACTTTTCCCGCCGAAGAACATTTGCCTGTCGGGGCTGAACGAGGCGCTTCCGCCTTTTGTTCTTTACGGTGCGGTTGTTTCAGATGGAGGTGGTACTGCTACTCCTACCTCAACTAGATTAGACGGAGCGGATTCTTTACCGGCTATATCTACTGCTGTTACATAAAATGAACCATTTCCTACTGTGTAGGAAAGCTTTGAGCCGTTAATAATACTAGCTACTTTGGTCGATATCAGCCCGCCTTGATATACTCGGTAACCGACCACATCATTGTCCCCTGAGGAAGACCAAGATAATGTATTACCGGTAATACTTAAGTTAACAGCATTAGGTCTTTTTCCGTTATCCACCATTTTTGCTGTAGGTACAAGAATTTTACCCCATCGATCCTTTTGTGGAATGAGCTGACTGTAGTCTTTAAAGGTTTTACCAACCATACGTGTAATAAAGTCTGGGTTTAATATTAAGCCATATTGAGAAAATTCCTTTGGAGTAGAATCCAATGCTAAATACTTTTTACCGCTAATAGTAACGAAATTTCCTTCAATCAAGCTATCGTCCACTTTCGTTGGTACATCATTCACATTAAAATAATCACTTTCGATCAAGCCGGCCTTCGAGCAAGCACTTGAAGGAAGCATACCGGAAACAGCACAATAAGAACGCTTAACAATTCCGCTAGGCATTTGGAATGATTCCTTAGGATCAACCAAATCAGGTTTAATTTTATAAGCTGCATTGATTAATTCAGCCCAAAGATTATTTGTTCGTTGACTATACGACATGCCTGAGATCTTTAATGATTTTGGCGTATCGTACCCTGTCCATATACCAAATGTAATATTAGGGTTGGTGGCAACGAACCATGAATCCTTATATTCATTACCTGTTCCTGTTTTACCAGCCCAATCTGCTCTGAAATTTAATTTGCTATTAATTCCAGCTGCAGTCCCCATTTTGATAACATCGCGCATCATATCAAGTGTTAAATAAGCTGTTTGTGGTTTGAAGACATCGACAGGGGTTACTTCGTGCTGATAAATCACTTTGCCGCTTTTATCTACGATTTTATCGATCATATAGGCATCGATGAATTTCCCACCGTTGGCAAAGGTACTGAATGCATTTGTATTTTCTTCAACCGTAACTCCGCCAATAGAACCAATGGCAGCCGAAAGGTTTGTATGATCATCCTTCGTTAGTGATGTAAAGCCCATCTTTTCCAAATATTTTGCTGGGTTTTGATTAACAATTTCGGAATATACCTTAACCGCTGGAACGTTATACGATTTCGCAAGTGCATACCGTGCAGACACAATCCCGCTGTAGCGGTAGTCGTAGTTTTGTGGCCAAGGCTTACTTCTACCTGGAATAAAATTCAACGCAACATTTGGTATTGGAGTTCCAGGTGCTGCTTTTCCCAATTCAATCGCTGGACCATAGACGAGCAGCGGTTTCATGGTAGAGGCATTAGGTCGAAGTGCAGTTGTGGCATGATTCATTTGTTGGTTTTCATAGTTTCTTCCGCCAACAAAACTGATAATCCTACCCGTTTTATTTTCAATTAACTCGGCGCCGACTTCTACAGGCTCCATCACGGTTTTTATTTCACCCGTTTCAGGATTCTTTTTTTCCTGTGCTTTAGCAGGGCCGTAGTTCTTATAGCTATCTTTTATCTTTTGCATCGCATCGTAAATATCTTTGTTGATGGTTGTGTGAATTTCATAACCATTTTGGTGTAAGTCACGGGTTGCTAAAGTTTTATATTTGTAAAAAAGTTGGTCATCATTTTTTAATTCTTTCTCGGTGTACCCGTCTTTCTTTGCAAGTACGTTAGTAAGGACCTCGACGGAGCGTTTTTCAATTTCGTCTGTAAGGAAAGTATTTGTATGAGAATAAACAGTAGGTTTTAGAAAATCTTTTCTAATATCATAGGATGATGCCTCAGCATACTGTTTTCCATTTATGTAACCACCGTCATACATTCTTTTTAAAACCGTTTTCATCCGTGTGAGACCTGGTTCAAGATTATTCTTTAAAATTGGTTTTCCATTGTCATCCCTTGTAAAAGGAGTATAACCAAACGGACTTTGAGGCAAGCCTGCAATGAACGCTGCTTGTGGGAGTGTTAACTCACTAGCCTTTACGCCAAAAATTCCTTTTGCTGCAGCCTGAACACCAGCTATGTTTTGTGCGGAAGCATTTCTTCCAAATGTAGAAACATTAAGATAGGCTTCGAGGATTTCCTTTTTGTCGAAAAATTTCTCTAAACGGAGTGCAAGTAGAATTTCATTCGCTTTCCGTTGGAAGGATACCTCATTGGTTAAAAGTTGATTCTTAATTAATTGCTGTGTTAAGGTACTTCCACCTGATTGGACAGAAGAATTCGTTACTTCTTGGAAAAGTGCCCGGAAAACTGCCTTTGGAACCACCCCTTTATGCTGATAGAAGTACTCATCTTCTGTCGCCACTACGGCATTAATTAAATTTTCTGAAACTTGATCCAACTTTACTTCTTCGCGTATAAGGTCACTGCGAAGTCTGCCGAGGTAAACATTATCAGCATAGTATAAATCAGATGTCTCCGTGTAATTATAAATATCTTTTTTCATACTCTCGTAAGAACGGACCGGTTCCTCTTTCACAAGGGAGGCAAAATACCCAGCTCCTACACCTGTTGCAAATGAACCTCCAAGAATGACAACCGTCATGACAAGGAGAAAAAGGTTCCAAACTACTTGATAGGTAATTCGTGCACTTTTTACCGTTTTTTTATGGGTAAACAAGTTGAGTATGGATTTTGCTTTTTCCATCCAGGCTTGCATTTTTTCATTCATCAATAGCATCACCTCATCTAAAATCACATACATTATAGCATATAGAAGGTATAAAAACTGACAACCTTCTACATTTTTCTGAAATTTCCAGTGGATGTTTGACATGTTCCTTGAAATGTGATAAAAAAAGCTATAGTTAATTTTAATAAAAAAGCTTTGACAGGAACCAACTGTAGTTCTTCTATCCCTGTTTCTAGAGAGTCAGCGGTGGTGCAAGCTGACACAAATAGAAGAATGAATTACCTCCTCGAGCTTTCTCTATGAACACATTGCTTAGTAATGGAGAACGGTCAAAACCGTTATTTTTTTCGAGTTGGAGGAAAGTTCCTCAAGCTGGGTGGTACCGCGTAAATTTACGCCCCTGCATATTTGCAGGGGCGTTTTTATTTTATTATGGAGGGGATTAAAATGGATTTATTACAGGATTTGGCCTGGAGAGGCATCATCTATCAGCAAACGGATGAAGAAGGATTAAAAGCTTTATTGAATAAGGAAAGTATTTCGTTATATTGTGGTGCTGACCCAACAGCAGATAGCTTGCATATCGGGCACTTGGTTCCATTCTTAACATTAAGAAGGTTTCAGCAGCATGGTCACCGTCCGATTGTTTTGGTTGGCGGAGCAACAGGTTTGATTGGTGATCCAAGTGGGAAGAGTGAAGAACGAAAATTATTAACTTTAGAAACGGTTCAAGAAAATGTTGCGGGTATTCAGAAACAGCTTGCTGCTATTTTTGAATTTGAAGGTGAAAACGGAGCTGTCATGGTGAATAACTATGATTGGGCTGGCTCTATGGATATTGTCACGTTTTTACGAGATATCGGTAAGCATATTGGGGTTAACTACATGCTTGCGAAGGATACCATCGCTTCACGCCTTGAAACAGGTATTTCATTTACCGAATTTACCTATACCATTTTGCAGGCAATGGATTTTAATCATTTGTATGATCATCATAATTGTAAATTACAAATTGGTGGTAGTGACCAGTGGGGGAACATTACCTCAGGCCTAGAATTAATACGTAAAATGCACACCGAAGATTCAAAAGCATTCGGTTTAACTATTCCGCTTGTAACAAAAGCAGACGGTACAAAGTTCGGGAAAACAGAAGGCGGCTCTATCTGGCTAGATCCAGAAAAGACGACTCCATACGAATTCTACCAGTTCTGGATCAACACAGCTGATGCGGATGTGGTAAAATACCTGAAATACTTTACCTTCCTATCACATGAAGAAATTGAACAATTAGAGCAAAGTGTTCAAGAAGAGCCACACCTTCGTAAAGCGCAAAAGGCACTAGCAGAAGAAATGACTCGTCTGGTTCACGGAGAAGAATCATTACAGCAGGCCATTAAGATTTCCCAAGCCTTATTCAGTGGGGATGTGAAAAATCTTTCTGCTGCTGAAATTAAGCAGGGCTTTAAAGATGTTCCTTCCTTTGATGCAAGTAAATCAGATGGGAATCTAGTGGAATTACTTGTTGCTGCAAAAATTTCTCCTTCCAAGCGTCAAGCGCGTGAGGATATCACTAATGGGGCTGTTACGGTAAACGGTGAAAAGGTAACTGACACAGCGTACGTCCTTCAGGAAACTGACCGAATCGAAGGCCAGTTTACAATTATTAGAAGAGGGAAAAAGAAATACACATTAATTAAATATTAATAGGTAAAGGGCTTTGAGGAATCAGAGCTCTTTTTCTTGAAGAGAAATATAAAAAAATCCCCATACCAATGGTATGAGGATTTTTTTTACTATTAACGAGAGTAGAACTCAACGATAAGAGATTCGTTAATTTCAGCAGGTAACTCAGAACGCTCAGGTAAGCGAGTGAAAGTACCTTCTAATTTGTCAGCATCAAATGTTAAGAAATCAGGTACGAAGTTTGTCACTTCGATTGCTTCTTTAATAACATCTAGGTTGCGTGACTTTTCACGAACGCTGATTGTTTGACCAGCAGTTACACGGTAAGATGGGATATCTACGCGTGATCCATTAACTAGGATGTGACCGTGGTTAACTAATTGGCGAGCTGCACGACGAGTGCGAGCAAGACCTAAACGGTAAACAACGTTATCAAGACGTGACTCAAGTAACGCCATGAAGTTTTCACCGTGGATACCAGACAATTTGCCAGCTCTATCGAAAAGAGTACGGAATTGGCGCTCGTTAACACCATACATGTGACGAAGCTTTTGCTTCTCTTGTAATTGTAATCCGTATTCAGAAAGCTTTTTGCGTTGGTTTGGACCGTGTTGTCCAGGAGCGTAAGGACGCTTTTCTAATTCTTTACCTGTGCCGCTTAGAGAGATTCCAAGACGACGAGATAATTTCCAGCTTGGGCCAGTATATCGAGCCATGAATGACTCCTCCTTAGTGTTTTTATTTTGGTAAAATAAAAACCGGTATGAGACTCTTTGACAGCCATTTTGTTTTCATGCACCTTCGCCCTAGCAGCTAAGGGTTACAAGATACACCATCAAATGAAAGAAAAAACTCTCATGAGGAACAAAATGAGACTATTCAAGTGAACTCAATAGGCTGCAATATTTTACACAAAGAGTATTATATTATTTTTATTCCTCTAAAGTCAAGTATATTTTTGTTAACTCCGAGTTCGAGGAAGGACATTCAAACATGTTTGTAAAAAAAAATTAATAAATTATTCAAAAAAAGTATATCATTTGCTTACATATTTTAACTATAATTAGGATGCGATGTATATATTTGGGATTTTTGATAATGAGGAGATCTAATATTTTGGATATAGTTGATTTTAAAAAATTATTTAAAATAGGTGAAAAGCTCCATTCGTTCTTAGACGTGGAAAGTCTATTGAGCGAATTATTCGTTATTCTTAAAGAAGAATATCCAAACTTTTCATATGACCTATTATTGTCGCAGTCTACCTACAAGCATAGCGACGTCCTTGGCATTGCCCTGGAATATGATAGTGAAAATATTGCGGCAACCAATGCGTACCTAACTGGGGAAATTCAATATGAGTTTTCTCATACGGATAAGAGTAAGATTCTATATACACCTTTAAAAGGAAAACAGGGGATTTATGGGGTATTACAGATTATTGCACCTCATTCTTTGGATGTTCAGACTAAAGAAGTTGAGTTTATGACTTTGCTGGCAGAAAGTGCAGGATCGGCTCTTGAAAATGCCCAGCTCTATCAGAAGTCAAGAAAGACCATCTTAGAACTTCAATTAATTAATGAAACCGCCTACCGTTTAAATTCTGACCTGCCGTTAGCTGATACATTGTCATTTATGGCAGAACAGATTAAATCTTCCTTTTATGCACAAGAGGTTGGTTTCTTTTTAGACTCGAAAGAAAGAGTCAAAATACTCCCTGGTTCCACACCCTTCTTTTTTTCAACAACTGCTCAAACCTATATTGATTACATAAAAGGAAAATTAAAGAAAGAAAATGATCCTCTATTATTTGGGGATATTAGCTTACCCCTTACCAATCAAAGTAAACGCTATCATTCTATTATGGTAGTACCAGTAGTACTTGGTAAGAATTTAAAAGGGTTTTCGATGATCATGCACGAAAAACCTTATTTCTTTTCTTTTGAGACATTTCAACTTCTACAGACATTAGTACATCATTTATCACTTTCTTTAACCAACTCCATGTTAAGAGAGGAACTTAAAAAATTAGTTACCACAGACCATCTGACAAAGCTCCATTCACGTAATTATTTGGATGAAAAAATCCAGTCTTCAATGAAAAAAGATAACGAAGGGACCTTTATTCTTATTGATATTGATAATTTCAAGGAAATCAATGATTCCTACGGTCATCAAATAGGCGATGAAGTGCTCATACAAGTCGCAAATTTCATTAAAGGAAATATCCGGGAGAAGGATGTAGGAGCCCGTTGGGGTGGGGAAGAACTAGCCATCTATCTTCCTAATGTTCCTTTAGACGCGGGAGTGGCTATTGCTCAAAGAATAGGGGCGAAAGTGTCTGAAAACTCCGATCCCCATATTACCGTGTCATGTGGTGTCTCTCATTGGAATAGGGAAAAGCCTGATACGGATCAAAATCT from Bacillus sp. SLBN-46 encodes:
- a CDS encoding GNAT family N-acetyltransferase, with product MEHKKTYNAKELKTPHGNLIIEGPIPSDKLAGYEFHEDLVAFRPPLQQHKALVGIANLPEGRIIIARHRNTIVGYVTYLYPDPLERWSEGKMDNLIELGAIEVIPQFRGCSVGKNLLIVSMMDDAMEDYITITTEYYWHWDLKGTKLNVWDYRKVMEKMMNAGGLEWYATDDPEICSHPANCLMARMGKRVDMESIQKFDRLRFMNRFMY
- a CDS encoding transglycosylase domain-containing protein; this encodes MSNIHWKFQKNVEGCQFLYLLYAIMYVILDEVMLLMNEKMQAWMEKAKSILNLFTHKKTVKSARITYQVVWNLFLLVMTVVILGGSFATGVGAGYFASLVKEEPVRSYESMKKDIYNYTETSDLYYADNVYLGRLRSDLIREEVKLDQVSENLINAVVATEDEYFYQHKGVVPKAVFRALFQEVTNSSVQSGGSTLTQQLIKNQLLTNEVSFQRKANEILLALRLEKFFDKKEILEAYLNVSTFGRNASAQNIAGVQAAAKGIFGVKASELTLPQAAFIAGLPQSPFGYTPFTRDDNGKPILKNNLEPGLTRMKTVLKRMYDGGYINGKQYAEASSYDIRKDFLKPTVYSHTNTFLTDEIEKRSVEVLTNVLAKKDGYTEKELKNDDQLFYKYKTLATRDLHQNGYEIHTTINKDIYDAMQKIKDSYKNYGPAKAQEKKNPETGEIKTVMEPVEVGAELIENKTGRIISFVGGRNYENQQMNHATTALRPNASTMKPLLVYGPAIELGKAAPGTPIPNVALNFIPGRSKPWPQNYDYRYSGIVSARYALAKSYNVPAVKVYSEIVNQNPAKYLEKMGFTSLTKDDHTNLSAAIGSIGGVTVEENTNAFSTFANGGKFIDAYMIDKIVDKSGKVIYQHEVTPVDVFKPQTAYLTLDMMRDVIKMGTAAGINSKLNFRADWAGKTGTGNEYKDSWFVATNPNITFGIWTGYDTPKSLKISGMSYSQRTNNLWAELINAAYKIKPDLVDPKESFQMPSGIVKRSYCAVSGMLPSSACSKAGLIESDYFNVNDVPTKVDDSLIEGNFVTISGKKYLALDSTPKEFSQYGLILNPDFITRMVGKTFKDYSQLIPQKDRWGKILVPTAKMVDNGKRPNAVNLSITGNTLSWSSSGDNDVVGYRVYQGGLISTKVASIINGSKLSYTVGNGSFYVTAVDIAGKESAPSNLVEVGVAVPPPSETTAP
- the tyrS gene encoding tyrosine--tRNA ligase produces the protein MDLLQDLAWRGIIYQQTDEEGLKALLNKESISLYCGADPTADSLHIGHLVPFLTLRRFQQHGHRPIVLVGGATGLIGDPSGKSEERKLLTLETVQENVAGIQKQLAAIFEFEGENGAVMVNNYDWAGSMDIVTFLRDIGKHIGVNYMLAKDTIASRLETGISFTEFTYTILQAMDFNHLYDHHNCKLQIGGSDQWGNITSGLELIRKMHTEDSKAFGLTIPLVTKADGTKFGKTEGGSIWLDPEKTTPYEFYQFWINTADADVVKYLKYFTFLSHEEIEQLEQSVQEEPHLRKAQKALAEEMTRLVHGEESLQQAIKISQALFSGDVKNLSAAEIKQGFKDVPSFDASKSDGNLVELLVAAKISPSKRQAREDITNGAVTVNGEKVTDTAYVLQETDRIEGQFTIIRRGKKKYTLIKY
- the rpsD gene encoding 30S ribosomal protein S4, translating into MARYTGPSWKLSRRLGISLSGTGKELEKRPYAPGQHGPNQRKKLSEYGLQLQEKQKLRHMYGVNERQFRTLFDRAGKLSGIHGENFMALLESRLDNVVYRLGLARTRRAARQLVNHGHILVNGSRVDIPSYRVTAGQTISVREKSRNLDVIKEAIEVTNFVPDFLTFDADKLEGTFTRLPERSELPAEINESLIVEFYSR
- a CDS encoding diguanylate cyclase domain-containing protein, with protein sequence MDIVDFKKLFKIGEKLHSFLDVESLLSELFVILKEEYPNFSYDLLLSQSTYKHSDVLGIALEYDSENIAATNAYLTGEIQYEFSHTDKSKILYTPLKGKQGIYGVLQIIAPHSLDVQTKEVEFMTLLAESAGSALENAQLYQKSRKTILELQLINETAYRLNSDLPLADTLSFMAEQIKSSFYAQEVGFFLDSKERVKILPGSTPFFFSTTAQTYIDYIKGKLKKENDPLLFGDISLPLTNQSKRYHSIMVVPVVLGKNLKGFSMIMHEKPYFFSFETFQLLQTLVHHLSLSLTNSMLREELKKLVTTDHLTKLHSRNYLDEKIQSSMKKDNEGTFILIDIDNFKEINDSYGHQIGDEVLIQVANFIKGNIREKDVGARWGGEELAIYLPNVPLDAGVAIAQRIGAKVSENSDPHITVSCGVSHWNREKPDTDQNLFKRADEALYHAKGTGKNKVVTQGANSKVS